One genomic region from Amaranthus tricolor cultivar Red isolate AtriRed21 chromosome 12, ASM2621246v1, whole genome shotgun sequence encodes:
- the LOC130828415 gene encoding pectin acetylesterase 6-like, producing MMGFWKWIFLGLVCFVTLLVFVEGFDYANVSHISYLESYEVSNAPQPHMVPITLIHGADAKGAVCLDGTLPAYHWDRGFGSGANSWLIQLEGGGWCNNVRTCVYRKTTRRGSSKYMEKTLAFTGILSNKPEENPDFFNWNRVKLRYCDGASFTSEGQDEVHQLFFRGQRIWSVAMEELMGKGMRNAKQALLSGCSAGGLASILHCDEFKDLFPGHTNVKCLSDAGLFLDAMDVSGGHTLRDFYHGVVTYLGVGKNLPPSCTNHLDPTSCFFPQNLIANIKTPLFILNTAYDAWQVQASLAPKTADPHHLWDQCKMNHARCSASQIQFFQRFRIEMLNAVKSFSRSRPNGLFINSCFAHCQTERQDTWFADESPVLRNKPVAIAVGDWYFDRMGVKLIDCAYPCDASCHNLIFR from the exons ATGATGGGTTTTTGGAAGTGGATTTTTCTgggtttggtttgttttgtaacATTATTGGTATTTGTTGAAGGATTTGATTATGCAAATGTGAGTCACATTTCATATTTAGAGTCTTATGAAGTTTCCAATGCTCCTCAACCTCATATGGTTCCTATTACTCTCATTCATGGAGCTGATGCAAAGGGTGCTG TTTGCCTCGACGGAACACTACCTGCATATCATTGGGATCGTGGATTTGGCTCAGGAGCCAACAGTTGGCTTATTCAGTTAGAG GGAGGAGGTTGGTGTAATAATGTTAGAACATGTGTATACAGGAAAACTACTCGACGTGGATCTTCCAAGTATATGGAAAAAACCTTAGCATTCACCGGAATATTAAGCAATAAGCCTGAGGAAAATCCAG ATTTTTTCAATTGGAATAGAGTAAAGCTTCGATATTGTGATGGCGCCTCTTTTACTAGTGAAGGCCAAGACGAG GTCCACCAGCTGTTTTTTCGAGGTCAACGCATATGGTCAGTTGCCATGGAAGAACTTATGGGGAAAGGAATGCGAAACGCTAAACAGGCTCTTCTTTCCGGGTGTTCCGCTGGGGGTCTAGCGTCTATATTGCACTGTGACGAATTCAAAGACTTATTCCCAGGACACACGAATGTGAAGTGCCTAAGCGATGCAGGATTGTTCCTCGATGC AATGGACGTTTCAGGTGGACACACCTTACGGGATTTCTACCATGGCGTGGTTACTTATTTg GGTGTAGGGAAGAATTTGCCGCCTTCTTGTACTAACCACTTGGATCCCACTTCG TgctttttccctcaaaatttgATCGCCAACATCAAAACACCTTTATTCATCCTCAATACAGCTTATGATGCATGGCAG GTTCAGGCTAGTTTAGCTCCAAAAACAGCTGATCCTCATCACTTGTGGGATCAATGCAAAATGAACCATGCACGTTGTTCTGCATCGCAGATTCAATTTTTTCAAC GATTCAGAATCGAAATGCTGAATGCAGTAAAAAGTTTCTCAAGGTCTCGACCAAACGGACTTTTTATTAATTCATGTTTTGCTCATTGCCAAACGGAGAGGCAAGACACATGGTTTGCTGATGAATCCCCTGTTCTACGAAACAAG CCCGTGGCCATAGCTGTTGGAGATTGGTATTTCGATCGAATGGGCGTCAAACTTATTGATTGTGCATACCCTTGTGACGCTTCTTGTCACAACTTGATATTTCGATAA
- the LOC130828411 gene encoding NAC domain-containing protein 82-like, translated as MEGLLSCKSLPPGFRFHPTDEELFMYYLKRKVLGKSLSPEMIAEVDVYQFAPWDLPDMASLKSRDLNWFFFCPRAKKYPNGGRANRATDYGYWKSTGNDRTMIYNSRPVGKIKTLIFHKGKPPKGERTDWVMHEYRLEDKNLADAGISQDCYVICKIYKKSGLGPKNGEHYGARFVEEEWESDDDDNVLERGSESLLCDTNGERVADSPDGAVSVLTESALTPNGAIAVDLPIVVAPPPIVSTAFVGTQCINAASGGTPYVTDTGRSTPVVVSNACTPYVTDTCTTTPNISNPSVGSLGAFTSVNSLDALAYPMGSTSHAEISATPYEDEIDRLLSHFAEKVDEDAAIFNGLGDLSNSSAWVNFDWNDLVTMDDLK; from the coding sequence ATGGAAGGTTTATTGAGCTGTAAATCTCTTCCACCGGGGTTTCGATTTCACCCCACGGATGAGGAGTTGTTTATGTATTATCTGAAGAGGAAGGTTTTGGGAAAATCACTGAGTCCTGAGATGATTGCTGAGGTTGATGTGTATCAGTTTGCTCCATGGGATCTCCCTGATATGGCAAGTCTGAAATCTAGGGATTTGAATTGGTTTTTCTTCTGCCCTCGAGCAAAGAAATATCCTAATGGAGGAAGAGCTAACAGGGCAACTGATTATGGGTACTGGAAGTCTACTGGTAATGATAGGacgatgatttacaattcacGTCCTGTGGGAAAGATCAAGACTTTGATCTTTCACAAAGGGAAGCCACCTAAGGGTGAGAGAACTGATTGGGTGATGCATGAGTATCGTTTAGAGGATAAGAATTTGGCTGATGCAGGCATTTCCCAGGATTGTTATGTGATCTGTAAGATTTATAAGAAGAGTGGTCTTGGGCCAAAGAATGGGGAGCATTATGGGGCCCGCTTTGTAGAGGAAGAGTGGGAAAGTGATGACGACGATAATGTGCTGGAGAGAGGCTCTGAATCTTTGCTTTGTGATACGAATGGTGAGCGTGTCGCTGATAGCCCTGATGGCGCGGTTTCAGTTCTTACTGAGTCTGCGCTTACTCCAAATGGTGCAATTGCTGTAGATCTTCCAATTGTTGTTGCTCCACCACCAATCGTTTCTACTGCTTTTGTGGGTACCCAATGCATAAATGCTGCATCTGGGGGTACACCTTATGTTACTGATACTGGTAGGAGTACACCAGTTGTCGTTTCAAATGCTTGTACTCCATATGTTACTGATACTTGTACGACTACACCAAACATCTCAAATCCTTCTGTGGGCTCTCTTGGTGCTTTTACTTCTGTCAATTCTCTGGATGCTCTTGCTTATCCCATGGGTTCTACGAGTCATGCCGAGATTTCTGCAACCCCTTATGAAGACGAGATTGATAGGCTGTTGTCACACTTTGCTGAGAAGGTGGATGAAGATGCTGCTATTTTCAATGGGTTGGGGGATTTGAGTAATTCTTCTGCTTGGGTTAACTTTGATTGGAATGACTTGGTTACTATGGATGATCTCAAATGA
- the LOC130828413 gene encoding uncharacterized protein LOC130828413, protein MAEIRANNASMSKELPSSSSLSISYLLGVRPYSFPPGRCDCLILWEKDNRAAVITHCAMKVLKAFNSRCSTDYEIEDCMDTCCSTDRCGFFHCNFTAKPNTRPLIADDYSSKVFFAEIQKDNNGEQVPTAYSILHGIETKLGCEMCPEMINHPIS, encoded by the exons ATGGCAGAGATTAGGGCTAATAATGCTTCAATGTCCAA AGAGCTTCCTTCCAGTTCAAGTTTAAGTATCTCCTATCTATTGGGTGTTCGTCCTTATAGCTTTCCTCCTGGTCGCTGTGATTGTTTAATCCTTTGGGAGAAAGACAATCGTGCTGCCGTCATTACCCATTGTGCTATGAAAGTTTTGAAAGCCTTCAACTCTAGATGT TCAACTGACTATGAGATAGAAGATTGTATGGATACCTGTTGTTCTACTGATCGTTGTGGTTTTTTTCATTGCAACTTTACTGCCAAGCCCAATACACGTCCCTTAATTGCTGACGATTATTCTTCCAAGGTGTTCTTTGCTGAGATTCAGAAAGATAATAATGGTGAACAAGTTCCAACTGCTTACTCTATACTGCATG GTATAGAGACCAAGCTTGGCTGTGAGATGTGCCCAGAAATGATTAATCATCCCATCTCTTGA